From Vicinamibacteria bacterium, a single genomic window includes:
- a CDS encoding sodium:solute symporter family protein has protein sequence MSPHLVSIVVYSTVLVLLGAVIGRWVRTTGAFFVAGRNLGPVLLFSTLLAANIGAGSTVGAAALGYSRGLSAWWWVGSAGIGTLALGWWVGPRIWRVAKEHDLQTVGDLLELRYGSAVRFVVSSLLWVGTLFVLAAQLLAVARVLEAVAGVPKTWGCLMGGVVMTAYFTAGGLLSSAWVNLVQLAVLGIGFVIAVPVALGSIGGLAAIDPIRLDVWEGGVPAARYVALLVPAFIVSPGLLQKVYGARDERTVRLAVSLAGFALLLFAFLPPLLGMVARVHFPELSSDDLALPTLLVERMPLALGSLGLAAIFSAEVSSADAILFMLATSLARDLYGRFLRPSAGDAEVLRVARFAAVAGGLLGIGIALLFESVIQTLSIFYALLSVSLFVPVVASLHSRNVGRAHAFAAILTGVPVLVATHLLTGGRGLGIANPTLLGLVASALGFFAIAARKSLRRRRGFADR, from the coding sequence TTGAGCCCCCACCTCGTCTCCATCGTCGTCTACTCGACAGTCCTCGTCCTCCTCGGCGCCGTGATTGGGCGATGGGTCCGGACCACGGGTGCTTTCTTCGTCGCCGGCCGAAATCTGGGTCCCGTGCTGCTGTTCTCGACCCTTCTGGCGGCAAACATCGGCGCCGGCTCGACGGTGGGTGCGGCCGCTCTCGGCTACTCGCGCGGCCTTTCCGCATGGTGGTGGGTGGGCTCGGCGGGAATCGGCACGCTCGCTCTCGGCTGGTGGGTAGGCCCCAGGATCTGGCGCGTCGCCAAGGAGCACGACCTCCAGACCGTCGGGGATCTGCTCGAGCTTCGCTACGGCAGCGCCGTTCGCTTCGTGGTATCGAGCCTCCTGTGGGTCGGCACGCTCTTCGTTCTGGCAGCACAGCTTCTCGCCGTTGCCCGAGTGCTCGAAGCGGTGGCCGGGGTTCCCAAAACCTGGGGGTGCCTCATGGGCGGAGTGGTAATGACCGCCTATTTCACTGCCGGCGGCCTTCTGTCCTCCGCTTGGGTGAACCTCGTTCAGCTCGCCGTGCTCGGAATTGGTTTCGTGATTGCCGTCCCAGTGGCTCTCGGATCCATTGGAGGGCTCGCGGCGATCGATCCGATCCGGTTGGATGTCTGGGAAGGTGGAGTGCCGGCGGCACGCTATGTGGCGCTCCTCGTCCCGGCTTTCATCGTCTCGCCGGGTCTGCTGCAGAAAGTCTACGGAGCCCGTGACGAGAGGACGGTGCGGCTGGCGGTGTCGCTCGCGGGCTTCGCCTTGCTGCTGTTCGCGTTCTTACCGCCTCTTCTCGGCATGGTGGCACGTGTCCATTTTCCCGAACTCTCCAGCGACGATCTCGCGCTGCCTACCCTTCTCGTGGAGCGAATGCCGCTCGCGCTCGGAAGTCTGGGTCTGGCTGCGATCTTCTCGGCGGAAGTGAGCTCGGCCGATGCGATTCTCTTCATGCTGGCGACCTCCTTGGCCCGCGATCTCTATGGACGGTTCCTGCGACCGAGCGCCGGTGACGCCGAGGTGCTGCGAGTGGCGCGCTTCGCGGCGGTCGCGGGTGGGCTCCTCGGGATCGGTATTGCCCTCTTGTTCGAGAGCGTCATCCAGACGCTTTCGATTTTCTATGCACTTCTGAGCGTGAGCCTTTTCGTGCCGGTTGTGGCTTCTCTCCATTCGAGAAACGTGGGGCGGGCCCACGCATTCGCGGCGATACTGACAGGAGTCCCGGTGCTAGTGGCGACGCATCTGCTCACCGGCGGGCGCGGTCTTGGAATCGCGAACCCGACTCTCCTGGGGTTGGTTGCGAGCGCGCTCGGGTTTTTCGCGATCGCCGCACGAAAGAGTCTCCGTCGCCGCCGCGGCTTCGCCGATCGGTGA
- a CDS encoding cation:proton antiporter, producing MEQATTLVLMASAAFCLPLLSTRLFVPAVVLELLFGILIGPVTGWVSGTELVDLLAELGLFLLMFLAGFEIDFRALEQQGHTRLAMLLVVFLLTLGVAQWCTIHLGLDAFMTLVLATTSVGLVVPTLRSTRRTFTRLGQYILVSAVFADFLTLVLVAMFALVERHGFGIELLKMPTLFIAITFVLRTLRLAVWWYPHRFRRLFSADDPEELGIRASLALMLAFVGLSTALDVEPILGAFLAGTVFALVFRNPGHLQEQLSGFSYGFLIPIFFINVGLRFEITLLESAQVLTRALVVILVAFGVKILPSLVFMVRGLSFREAFAAGVLLSARLSLIIAVATVGVELGLLSLEDRAIAILLAAVTATSAPTLFRALAPPLPPRTTADAAG from the coding sequence ATGGAGCAGGCCACCACCCTCGTGCTGATGGCTAGTGCGGCATTCTGTCTCCCGCTGCTCTCCACTCGCCTCTTCGTTCCCGCGGTCGTGCTCGAGCTTCTTTTCGGCATCCTGATCGGTCCCGTAACCGGGTGGGTGTCGGGGACGGAGCTCGTCGATCTGCTCGCCGAGCTCGGTCTTTTTCTGCTCATGTTCCTCGCCGGTTTCGAGATCGACTTTCGCGCCCTCGAGCAGCAGGGACACACCCGGCTCGCGATGCTTCTCGTCGTGTTTCTGCTCACGCTCGGCGTGGCCCAGTGGTGCACGATTCATCTGGGTCTCGATGCCTTCATGACTCTCGTTCTGGCTACGACATCCGTCGGACTGGTCGTTCCCACGCTCCGGAGCACTCGGCGCACGTTCACGCGACTCGGGCAGTACATCCTCGTTTCGGCAGTATTTGCCGACTTCCTCACGCTCGTGCTGGTGGCAATGTTCGCTCTCGTCGAGCGGCACGGCTTTGGTATCGAGCTCCTCAAGATGCCGACGCTTTTCATCGCCATCACCTTCGTGCTCCGCACCCTGAGGCTGGCCGTCTGGTGGTACCCTCACCGATTCCGCCGCCTGTTTTCCGCCGACGACCCCGAAGAGCTGGGCATAAGGGCCAGCCTCGCCCTCATGCTCGCTTTCGTCGGGCTTTCGACAGCGCTCGACGTCGAGCCCATTCTGGGGGCATTTCTCGCGGGAACGGTGTTCGCGCTGGTGTTTCGTAACCCGGGTCATCTCCAGGAGCAGCTGAGCGGTTTTTCCTATGGCTTCCTCATCCCGATCTTCTTCATCAACGTGGGACTCCGGTTCGAGATCACGTTGCTCGAGAGTGCTCAAGTGCTCACGCGGGCGCTGGTCGTCATCCTGGTCGCTTTCGGCGTGAAGATCCTGCCCAGCCTGGTTTTCATGGTTCGCGGCCTCTCTTTTCGCGAGGCATTCGCCGCCGGCGTATTGCTTTCCGCCCGCCTGAGCCTCATCATTGCCGTCGCCACCGTGGGTGTCGAGCTTGGACTTCTGTCGCTCGAAGATCGCGCCATCGCGATTCTTCTGGCGGCCGTCACCGCTACCTCTGCCCCAACCCTGTTTCGTGCCCTCGCGCCGCCTCTCCCCCCGAGGACGACAGCCGACGCAGCAGGCTAA